A stretch of the Nicotiana tabacum cultivar K326 chromosome 6, ASM71507v2, whole genome shotgun sequence genome encodes the following:
- the LOC107759994 gene encoding fasciclin-like arabinogalactan protein 4: MATTISISYFTPTTLLYCLLLSTSHFPILAINITHLLSSYPDLSDFTNLLSTTSVAADLYQRSSVTILAVPNTFLRSSDLINNRPPSSSSANLGDVLRYHVLLEYFSWPDLRLIPPTGKLITTLFQTTGRAPDNFGSVNITRDPSSNAITIHSSNSNATIISLVKTLPYNISIFTVDSVLIPNGFNLMASETRPPLGLNITKTLIDGHNFNVAASMLTASGVEQEFEDDEGGAGITLFVPTDQAFSDLRSSVRFQSLPAEKKADVLRFHVLHSYYPLGSLQSIVNPVQPTLATEQNGAGSFTLNISRVNGSVAIDTGIVQASVTRTVFDQNPVAIFGVSTVLLPREFFGKNPIEVNKPSGALAGPPEISLPPDNSPDIDGSASHLSSPPGLGNKGTSAAANRKSVVRIFLGLWCIGFYLLVIN, translated from the coding sequence ATGGCAACCACAATTTCTATTTCCTATTTTACCCCTACTACCCTTCTCTATTGCCTTCTCTTGTCCACTTCCCATTTCCCCATTTTAGCCATTAACATCACCCATCTCCTATCTTCATACCCTGATCTCTCCGACTTCACTAATCTCCTTTCCACCACCTCCGTCGCCGCCGATCTATATCAGCGCTCCTCCGTCACCATCCTCGCcgtacctaacaccttcctccGCTCCTCCGATCTGATAAACAACCGTCCTCCGTCGTCATCCTCCGCCAACCTCGGCGATGTCCTCCGTTACCACGTCCTCCTCGAGTACTTCTCTTGGCCGGATCTCCGCCTTATCCCCCCTACCGGAAAACTAATCACAACTCTCTTTCAGACCACAGGACGTGCTCCGGACAACTTCGGGTCCGTTAACATAACCCGTGACCCGAGTTCAAATGCCATCACTATCCACTCATCAAACTCAAACGCTACTATTATCTCTCTCGTAAAAACCCTTCCTTATAACATCTCCATCTTTACTGTTGATTCTGTTTTAATTCCAAATGGATTTAATCTAATGGCATCTGAAACCCGTCCTCCGTTAGGGCTCAATATTACAAAGACACTTATCGACGGTCACAACTTTAACGTCGCAGCGTCAATGCTGACGGCATCAGGAGTAGAACAAGAGTTTGAAGATGACGAAGGTGGTGCAGGAATAACGCTGTTTGTACCGACAGACCAAGCATTTTCGGATCTGAGGTCATCAGTGAGATTCCAATCTCTGCCGGCGGAGAAAAAAGCTGATGTGTTAAGGTTCCACGTTTTGCACTCATATTACCCGCTCGGTTCACTGCAGTCGATAGTGAACCCGGTTCAACCAACGTTAGCGACGGAGCAAAATGGAGCTGGAAGCTTCACGCTTAATATTTCTAGGGTTAATGGGTCGGTGGCTATTGATACTGGGATCGTTCAAGCGTCTGTGACTCGAACGGTGTTTGATCAGAATCCGGTGGCGATATTTGGAGTGTCCACGGTTTTGTTGCCGAGAGAATTTTTTGGTAAGAATCCAATTGAGGTGAATAAGCCAAGTGGTGCATTAGCTGGACCGCCGGAGATTTCTCTTCCGCCGGATAATTCGCCGGATATTGACGGTTCAGCTAGCCACTTGTCTTCACCGCCGGGATTAGGGAATAAAGGTACGTCGGCGGCGGCGAACAGGAAAAGTGTGGTGAGAATATTTTTGGGTTTATGGTGCATAGGATTCTATCTACTGGTAATTAATTAA
- the LOC107759993 gene encoding transcription factor MYB98-like yields the protein MEFNQSSKQDFSIQPHNNEDMNDVFCTLSKDYLQDFHHLDLSFSLPTFNNPDHNFMIETNGYDPLFDPFSNIKDNYSSMDQDFNFNYEFKPFDQNGTSGSTLVNFNVVPDESSCITTGDNNGNYGKKEIGGRKNKKLVTKSNENSLSSSSMRKLGRGRKKYSKSAKGQWTIEEDRLLIQSVEKFGVRKWSQIAQTLKGRIGKQCRERWHNHLRPDIKKDLWTEEEDRILISAHAEVGNKWSEIAKRIPGRTENSIKNHWNATKRRQFSRRKCRTKWPRPSSLLQNYIKSLNFEKGSNDTILNNNAHELCDKGNNIQQLVADYDFSQVPEFGLDDKLFDDLEIPYNELPQLMQAGEVNKEAELMDLISCVNHEI from the exons ATGGAGTTTAATCAAAGTAGTAAACAAGACTTCTCTATTCAGCCACACAACAATGAAGATATGAATGATGTTTTTTGCACACTCTCTAAAGATTATCTTCAAGATTTTCATCACCTCGATCTTTCCTTTTCTCTTCCAACCTTCAACAACCCTGATCACAATTTCATGATCGAAACGAATGGTTATGACCCGTTATTTGATCCATTCTCGAATATTAAGGATAATTATTCATCAATGGATCAAGATTTCAACTTCAATTATGAGTTTAAGCCATTTGATCAAAATGGTACAAGTGGTAGTACACTAGTCAACTTTAATGTTGTGCCTGATGAAAGTTCATGCATTACTACTGGTGATAATAATGGTAATTATGGTAAAAAAGAAATTGGTGGAAGAAAGAATAAGAAGCTAGTTACAAAGAGCAACGAGAACAGTTTATCTTCTTCATCTATGAGAAAACTAGGAAGGGGTCGAAAGAAGTACTCTAAATCAGCCAAAGGGCAATGGACTATTGAAGAAGACAg GCTTTTGATCCAATCGGTAGAGAAGTTTGGAGTTAGAAAATGGTCTCAAATTGCTCAAACACTGAAAGGGAGAATAGGGAAGCAATGTAGAGAGAGGTGGCACAATCATCTTAGACCTGATATCAAA AAGGATTTGTGGACAGAGGAGGAAGACAGGATCTTAATCTCAGCTCATGCAGAAGTAGGAAATAAATGGTCCGAAATTGCAAAAAGAATACCTGGAAGAACTGAAAATTCAATTAAAAACCATTGGAATGCAACAAAAAGAAGACAATTTTCAAGACGAAAATGTCGCACCAAATGGCCAAGGCCAAGCTCTCTCCTCCAAAATTATATCAaaagtttgaactttgaaaaaGGTAGCAACGACACAATCCTTAATAATAATGCACATGAGTTATGTGACAAAGGCAATAATATCCAGCAATTAGTTGCGGATTATGATTTTAGTCAAGTCCCAGAATTTGGTTTGGACGACAAACTGTTTGATGATTTGGAGATTCCTTATAATGAACTGCCCCAATTGATGCAAGCTGGTGAAGTGAACAAGGAGGctgaattgatggatttgatttCTTGTGTTAATCATGAGATATAG